The Mycobacterium paragordonae genome includes a region encoding these proteins:
- a CDS encoding acylphosphatase, translating to MPDVRLTAWVHGHVQGVGFRWWTRCRALEQGLTGYAANQADGRVLVVANGTREGGERLLELLQGGDTPGRVDKVVADWSEPTEQFSGFVER from the coding sequence ATGCCTGACGTGCGATTGACGGCATGGGTGCACGGCCATGTTCAGGGCGTGGGATTTCGCTGGTGGACCCGCTGTCGGGCGCTGGAGCAGGGCCTGACCGGGTACGCGGCCAACCAGGCCGACGGCCGGGTGCTGGTGGTGGCCAACGGCACGCGCGAGGGCGGCGAACGGCTCCTCGAACTCCTGCAGGGTGGCGATACGCCGGGCCGGGTGGACAAGGTGGTCGCCGACTGGTCGGAGCCGACGGAGCAGTTCAGCGGTTTCGTCGAGCGCTAG